TCACTTCAGCTCTAAGATGATGTGTGAGTACATCCCTGAACTAAGCGCACTAATGACTAACACACTTGTACCTGTGGCTTAACTCCACTTTTCCTCTATCACAAAGCTGACTTACTTTTAACTGGGGTAGATCACCATGGTAACCTGAACCGAGACGAGGAATAAGAGCACTATATATTTGCATGGGTCAGTAAAATTATCTTACTGTTACTGTGCTCTTCATTTAcatactttaaaaacaaacaagggcATAGTTTTACGCCATGAAAGGATGACTGTGTTGACTGTGTTGCTCAAAGATGCAAACTAAGCATCAAAAGGGCTACTGGcggtcaaaaactccacaaagGAACCTTTAAACATGGAAACATAAATGTAATTACGTATTTTTCCACACCTGCATATTCCTGTGGTCTCATTGGCCGATTGATGACCCTCTGGAAGGCGACTATCCAATCCCGTTGCTCGGCCTCGGTCTCGCAGGCAAACAGGAACTTCCTGTCTGGCGTGACAATGGTGATGCCATGGTTCCAGTGGTAGCCCTGCGTGGACGGGGGCAAGCCGGACAGGACAGTGTAGCTGTTCTCCTTACTGCCGATGAACACCTCACCGCGGGCGTAGGCATCCTgggaggcagaaagagagggagacgaACAAAACTGTGAGCAAAGTAAGCGATCAATCAGCactgaaagaaagacacacGAGGGCGCAGGTCTCTTCTTACCAGAGGGTCTTTGAAGTACATGAGTCTCCGGTCATCCATGGTGAACCACCTCTTCTTGAAGCCCTCTGTGTGCTGTGGCAGAGCAGGAAGACACAAGAGGTGTCAACAAAATATTGACATTCTTATTCAGCACATAGAGACCAGGAGGTCAGGCATCACAGACAACATCACATATATGTGGTGAATTATGGGTTTATCTGGAACAAACAATAGTTGCAGACTGTTTAATGACTTTGTTTCCGTCAACTTCAGATTCATGCGTTTTACATGAgaaatgaagtgtttatttAACGAATCCACTTCTGCAGCAGGcttctgtttatttgaaaaGGTCTGGATTATTGAACTGTTGCTTATCATCACACTATTGTTCATATAAGGAGGCGATTTTAACACAAGTACAATGGTAAGCACTTAATGAGAGTGCATGTGTGGGCCTGTGCTCCACAGAAGAGCCTTCGTTTTATACAATATCACCCACCACTGGATTTGTAATGAACCGCGATAAAAACAACATTAGCCTCTTCCATTTCATAATGCCGAGTATCACATTACATTATGTACTACACTTTAAAAGTAACATGCCCAACACTCGATGTAGTATACTATATAGAAATGTTTCCCAAACTGGCAGCATTCACaggatgaaagatgaaaaaaacatggTTCTTATAtgcaaaatgtatattttgttgaaataccacttcttttttttttttttttccaggcttcAACTACACAGATTAATTTATCTAAAATTCTTCTAATTAAACGTTCtgagaataaagaaaatcacTTAATGCAATGTGTTGAGGTGCTGTAAGTACAACAGTTTCATTTTCATAAGCAGAAatgaaccctaaccctaaccctaacaacCATTTCACTTTATCAGAGTGGTAGGACACGGTGAGTAGAACCACGGCACACACCTTTGGACCCGTTTTCTCCATGAAGCCTTCCTTCATGAAGTTTCGGGTCAGTTTGGGCACCAGctggagaaggaaagaaaatcccatgaaacaaaagaaagcacGTAACATTAAGAATAATGCTTGTCACacattaaaagacaaatgatttCCTGACGTGACAACAGCGCTGTATGATGAAAGGAGTTGCCCTCACCTCCTCATCACTTGCTCCAGGGAAGGCCACCTGTAGGTAATGGAACCTGGCCGCTCTGATGGCATTGAACCAGTCGACCATCtcctgtaaaaaacaaacaaacaaaaaaaacaccttcagtGACAACGTGGGTGTTGGGTTTGTTTTTCCCTGACGCCTGTGAAGGTATCTTCTCCACACACTTAATGTAGTCAAAGGCACGCGTGTCTTGTGGATGCTGCAGTGCTGTCGATACCTCCACCACAGAACAAGAGTGACGGTGACACTGAATGAACCCAATGAACTCTGTCACAGCATTCAGTTACATGCCTCGGCCAGCAGAGGGAGCAGTTATTCCTGTCTGAGGCTCCACATGATCCCCTGAATAACCCTTAGCATTAGATCATGGTGTCTTCTCTTTaatcttcttgtttttgacGAATCGCTtcctttctcacacacaaaaaccgGGATTTGAAATCATGGTAAGAGCTTAAACAGAGAATGAGGgctggatttttcttttcttttcttacagaTCCCGCAGTAGTACTAAATATCGATAGAAAAGacatgatttgtatttttttaggaAGATCAGGGGAAAAGACGACTAATTGGTAATTTGGTGCAATTTAAAGGGAATGTTTATGAATTTCAAACAATCAGTCTTTTAATCAGTGCACAACGAGTCAGTTAAACTtgcaaaactgtaaaatgtttgtagAGTATAAAAATGATTGTAAATACAGAGAACacagcttaaaataaaaaatgattattcACTTGGATTAATATGGATCTTAGTCAGCACTTTTAACAGGAAATGATTAACCACAGAACTCTGCAGCTTCCATATTAACtccttgttctttcatatgaaCCAAAAGAAATGAGTGTGTACTTATTGTTATGACTCAGAACATCTGTCTCTTATTTCCGTATCATTACGACTAAATTACATAAAGTAGTTCTTTCCAGGGACCCTCCAAGGAAATTATATAGAAATGATGGGACTCATAAATTGAAGTGTTACCATGGCGTTGGCATTTACAAATTCATTTCCTTCACCGTTTGCTGTCGACCCTTACAAACTAAACGACATGAAGTACTTTAAGTACTTTCCCGAGAATAAAAGATGTATTTATCTGCGTTTCATTGCAGCATGTGGAATGGATTAACATGAGTGTAGTACTGACATTAGGCATCTCGGACCAGACCGCATCACTACCCACAAGGAAGGAGTGGGGAGTGACAATaaccccctccccctcctgctcctcctccctggGGAAGATATACTCAGAATCTACAGGTTGATGAGGAGCTTTTGAAAAACCACAAATGACAGAACTGCAAGTCACGCTGCAACTAACTTAAAGGCTACGCACGACAGTCAGGGTTTCAACAATACAACAAATCTTTGTGGATTCAATTTAaagcagaaaggaaaaaaggccataataataaaatataactaGCAAAAAATGGCTTTgatctttaaaatgaaacaatgccTGTGAGGTTTACAGTAACTGCTGTTTGaggcttttttcccctctttcgAATGCATAAGCTTGTggcctttttccccccatggCCCCTCCATTTATGAACAGTAAGACAGTTCCTAATCTTCTCACTGAATGCAGATGTGCAAACCTTTGAATTAAAGCTAAAAGTCAGCACTTTATCCTCAGAGTCACTGTCTCTGAGCCAAAATGTGTCGCTATGCAAATACTCTGGGACTGCAGTGTAGCTCCTGAAGCTCATACTACAAATGAACAGTTACAGAAAAAGCCGAAAggaaatgaattattaaagggACATTTCCAACTCCAAGTGTGTTTTGTTAGGCAGACTGCGTGCATATTATACTACCAACCGTGTATTATTATGTCCTGTATTACTGTAATATAAGACTTGACATGGAGCCCACGAGAAGCATGCCACTGCATTGCAGAAAGGGTTCTTTAAAAAGGGGGTATCTGTACAGCAATTTACAGTGTACCTTCGCATCGCTGTGGTAGACAAAGATGTTCCTTGTGCTGTTGTCTTTCAAGTAGGTGATCTGGAGGCCACACGGGTTGCCAATCTTGGCCGGCTGGAAGGTGGCATTGAGGGTCTCGATTTTCATCACCGCTTTGGGATCCCTGGCCTTTGTGGGggaagacacaaacaacaaacaggacAGAGTCCAAGCCTTGTACTCTGGAGAATTGCTGGCTctatacaagtgtgtgtgtgtgtgtgtgtgtgtgtgtgtaaacaccCTTTAACAATCAGCTGCATCATCTCACTTACGTCCTGCTTGTTGAAGTATTTTAGcgccccctccctctctgacaGGATGAACTTTCGGCTGAGAAACTGACCATTGTCTCTTCCTCGTTTCCATAGAAACCCCTCTCTGTAccctgggcagagagagagagagagagagagagagagagagagagagagagagagagagaaaagtgtgtggttGGGAGGTCGGTGTCAAAAACCCATCGGAGCAGATGAGAGATTAAACGGAGGAGGCATTTGTAGCGGTAATGGTGAGATGTTGAAGCAGGTTGGTGTCATATGATACTTCAGTTAAACTGAAATCAAAGATCGTTCAAAATCGCATTTAGGAGAGGAGGACGAAAAAgacgagaagagagagagagagagaaaacacaacatccgggaggcaaacagacaaaagataCGGCATGAGACAGCACGCGGAGACTTCATTTCTCTGTACCAAAGAACATCCTTTTCCATGTTAATGATATGCTGCTCTATTTATAGCCCGTAatgtctgcttcttcttcagtctATTTTGGTAGAAAGCTCTGCCAACACTgcttccttttctgtcttttctcgtCTATTTTGGTCCTGCTGTGAAGTGGTTTCCTTCTAATCTGGATCTATTTATGTGCTTTGGGTGGAGAAGGTGGTGGTGTTCCAAAGAACGGATGAACATATTTTAGCCATAAGACTCATGATGTTaccatgtttatgtttaatcaTGATTGCCAATTGTAGCGTGCGTTTACACTGCAAAGGAGTGAAAGAGGAATTCATTTGTCCTTAATGATGAAATAGAACAGTACACAATCTAAataatgaaacaggaagtttaGCGGAAAGATTCCTCCGGTGTACGTTAGAGTAAGAAATAGATGACGGAAGGATGGTAAAGGGGTGATTCAGCAAAAAGATGATACTTCAACGGTATCCAACAATGTACATTGTTTTATTCTCATGTAAACAGTGTTTCATTCACTTTCAAATCATCATGTCTTTAGAGAGTTGTTCCACTGAAAACTATTCACTAGAAGATTCATAGATTATCCATCCAGTGCTTGGggtattttttaatgtttggagTACCACAAACAAAGTTCTGTTCACCTCAGTGCGTGTAAAGGCAGAAATCTGCAAGACTTATTACCACAAGATTTAGTTACAAAATAGCGTTGACTGTAATTTGAGTAAGCCAACCCTTTAACTTAAACATAACTTGGtattatttggattttttggGACACTTCAGGAGAGCACAGCAAGCTGTTAACAGCTGTGAGCtgtaactttgtctgtctgctgtttggtgctcaGGTCGGTCAGGTAGCGTTTAGAGGATCTGCTCATTGGTCTACATAGTCGACGTGGGACGTTAATCCAACATCTCATATACGGTATGTACACAATAATTCTTATACCATAATTTATAATACTTCACATGCTTCAttttcatgttcacacacatttctttgtctgCTCTTACATTCTCTTTAATCAGTGCCCACTGCCATTGATTACCTGTCTTCTTGTCCTCTGCACTCATTCCACTCTATCtttgagtgtgttgtgtgtgtgtgtgtgtgtctttgtggctGTGACTTTCTGACATGAAACATTCACCTACACTGGCATTACCTCATCGATCAATAGCCCTCCTTGTCCCCACCCTCGCCTCCTTCCCTAacactctttttcttcctcctatCCTTTGCATACTGGATCAATATTAACCATTGGCCGCTGTGGAGGCCAGGTTACTGCCAATAGTCAACTCCagcctccccacacacacacacacacagatgtcatGCACCTCAAGTGAATGATAAAGagagcatgaacacacaaataGATATGACAGAATGACTCATATTATTAcaccgtgcatgtgtgtgtgtgtgtgtgcatgcgtgcatggTTTTCCACTGTAACAATAAACAGATGAGGTCactgcaagccaatcagaaagcTCCATCTTCAACAAGACTGTGAAATGTATAcgagtagacacacacacacacacacataccccacacacaaacacagtatacttcacatacacacacaaacaaacacacagtcttaCTGGCAGTTCTACTCTCTGGCAGAGACAATTACAGTGTCACTGCTTGAATATAGCGACTGCGCTTTAAACTGCAAACGTATGCACGGCCAATTAGACGAACAACACcgaaaatgaatgtttgaaagTCGGTGAAGGATGTTTCTGGATAATTGACTTCCAGCTTCTGGCATCCGCCGGGAAATGTTTGTCCAAGGAGTTTTCAAGGTTCTGCTTATcgaagggtaaaaaaaaaagaaaacaagccaacaacagagcagcaatttttgttgttgttttttttttctttctctggatGGAAAAACTCCAGACACAAGCGTACATGCATTTGCGTGCACTTGTGCTTCAGAACAACTGACATGACACGCGACAGAATATCTTTTGCACCATCAGAAGACGTTTGCGATAAAGACGTGCAGCAACGGGGTAACACTATCTCCATGGGGTGTTAtttggtttctttgtgttcagaAAATGATCCTGGATATTAGATAACACACCATGTTTAGATAGCTAATTACAGgaaatcagaaaatgaaaacacttctAGCACTATTACAACAGCGTGGTGtacaacattttgggaaatacgctCTGATTTAGATGAGGAGCTCGGATGTGGTTCACAGGcataataatacaaacacatCAGTATGCACGTACCAGCAGAGTAGGGCTCCTGTTTTTCGATAAACTCAAACTCATTCCTCTCGTACTTGGCTCTGATCCACTGCTCTCTCAGCAGCCTGGAGACACAGAAATACACTCACAGTTAGCTTTCATGATTCTAATaaatccccccccccaaaaaaaaataaaataaaaataaatctctgcAGTCCTCTCTTTGTTGTCATTGATCCAACATGGTGATGTGTGCCTACAGGCGTAGAGATGTGAAGTGTTTTCTCCTGAAAACTCTTCAAAGGTGGCATATTTGACTAAATATATTTGAAGCTTTTAGTGCGTCACCTGCATTCGTAGCATTTGTAGGAGTGAAATGCACCTGCAAGTCTTCATGTGCATGAACAACAATTTATAGCTATTTTAGCAAGTGCAAAGAATGCGTGAAGATTAAATCGCCCTTACTTATGTAGaaatattagcatttattaAAAGGAGTATTGGCCTATTGGCTTTCTCGCCAAGAGTTAAGTTCCTGAAGTTTTTGTTGCCGGTGTGACATTATGTATCAACCAACACAGATGGAAAATTACTGCTTCTGGACAAGAATTAGTCAGACACGTAACACCCTCACCATCAAACCATGACGTgtctttttttacactttggtttgtgTTAACTCGTGAGTTTTGGCACTGCTGTTGACTCATCTTTTCACTTTGCACCCAGGCCAGTTGCCATGTTAAGCTGTGGCTTCATGTTTAATGCACACATGTGTATATGTTTCCGTTTTGACCCATATCACTGTTGTTAggtttcttactttctttcttgaCCCTGATTGAACTGAATTACCCATTAGAACTCGCACACAGACATgattggcctttttcaagctttattttgatagagtcAGCTGGAgactgacaggaatgtggggagagagagatggggaaggaCATGttggaaagagccacaggtcagattcaaaccctgggcttccacagcaatgactgagccttcgcacatggggcggccgctctaccaactgagctaaacaccgcctCATGATCACTGCCTTTAACCAAAGCTGCATATAAAGGAAGCAATCTCAATTTCAGaccttcttcctctccagcGTGAGTAGAAACAAACGGCAACAGTCAGCACATCGCCATGCCAACAATCTCTCTCATCTTGTTTCCTTCTCTAGCTCTCTCAACCTCTAAGTCCCTTCGTTCAGGCTCCAAACTGCTTTCATCGTCTCCTTTACCCCCTTTTCTATCTCAAATTCATATAAAACTATCAGTCTATCAGCACCGGGGAGTAAAATGTCTTACTCTCTGCAACGTTCTAGTAACACAGGATCTCACAGTGATCGCCGTGGTTCTCAGGGGAGTACAGTgagtgaacacaaacagacaccatggcacagacactgacaaagacacttcctctctcatctctcactctacctg
The nucleotide sequence above comes from Larimichthys crocea isolate SSNF chromosome XVI, L_crocea_2.0, whole genome shotgun sequence. Encoded proteins:
- the LOC104929328 gene encoding arf-GAP with dual PH domain-containing protein 1, which codes for MALEPEGNNRLLQDVLARPGNETCADCGNPEPDWASLTLGVFVCQACSLLHRSIPHISRVKSVQDTWDASEVELMAAMGNNAAKAKYEQKVPAFYYRPTHTDCKLLREQWIRAKYERNEFEFIEKQEPYSAGYREGFLWKRGRDNGQFLSRKFILSEREGALKYFNKQDARDPKAVMKIETLNATFQPAKIGNPCGLQITYLKDNSTRNIFVYHSDAKEMVDWFNAIRAARFHYLQVAFPGASDEELVPKLTRNFMKEGFMEKTGPKHTEGFKKRWFTMDDRRLMYFKDPLDAYARGEVFIGSKENSYTVLSGLPPSTQGYHWNHGITIVTPDRKFLFACETEAEQRDWIVAFQRVINRPMRPQEYAVEAHFKHKP